A stretch of DNA from Cryptomeria japonica chromosome 4, Sugi_1.0, whole genome shotgun sequence:
ataataataattttgatatTATTATATGATAGATGTTATTTAGAAATAAcaagaaaatgatcaaaatgttaAATTTCAATTGCTACCTTAATTTGATATTAAAAATTAAAGTTGCAACCTTTATTTTATATATACAAATTATTtacatttattattataaattaatttatattattctaAACATTGGACAAATATACATATTTACAATTACAAATGAATTTACATGGATAAAAGGTGCTACATACATCAATAAGATCTCTACTTGCTTTCCAGAGAGCCTTATTTTCAGATTGCTTAGAGAGGTATGAAGTGTGAGCCTCTTAGGAGGCTACAACAGAAGTGGGAGATACTTCTATGGATTTGGTTTTTCCAGTTGAACAACCATTTTTGTCAGGTGCTCTGTGATTTTTTGCCTCACCCCAAATCTCATGAATGATATGCTTCACATTATGAATATCTTCCACCACATAATCAGATCCCTCACTTTTCTCGCAGCTGCCAACCTTAAAAATCAAATATTGAATTCAATTAGAAAGTAGTTAATTGAGGCAACAAACAAAAGTATCGCAGACATTTTATGtaaaattagattaatttctaaATTCTATTTTTGTCTGGGAACTTACAAGGACTGTATTAAGGTCTGCCGCTTTTGCTCCTGCTATGTTTCTACGATTTTCGTCAAAGAACAGCTGCAATATGGACTCAATAAGTACCATTGTAAAGATACTACTACCGACTACGTATAACCATACACATGCAAATTTTCTTCAAACTTACTGTTCTCTGAGGATCTGAATTTGCAATGGCAATTGCCCGCTGAATGGCTTCAACTGATGGTTTGATGATAACAGGGGAAGTAAGAGGATTGCATTCCCCATCTTGTTGCTGGTAAGGATAATCCATGTTAAGGCTCTCAAAGCAGATAACATCTTCAAAACAGTCCTCCAGGGATAATTTCTTCAGGATCTTGGTTGCATGAACTCTATCTGAATTTGTGAATATCTGTAGAAGAAGTTACATTGATGCTAAACATTAAcgttttgcttgatttttctttaagattttagcattcacattaaaaaaaattgtgaGAAGTGAGTGTTGTTAAGAACACTAATGGCGACACAACTCTATGTTGGTCTTTTTCCCCCTCTTTTTAAAAAGATTTTAGGAACTCAAAAATCAAATTTATGCATCTCGCTTGAAAACAGCAGTCTACTCCATGGTCTAGTGCTAAGACATAAGTATTGAGGTGATTTGAGCTTTTGATGGATGTTCGCATTTAGCAATCACATGCTTAtgtgaagaaaataaaagaaaaacctTAATACATACCAATTTTCTTTGAGGCATGCTCAGCAAAATGTTCCTCAGAACCGGATCTGGCTTAATGACTTCATATGGCAATCTCCCGTGAACAAAACTGTACAATCAGAAAAATAGATGTGTAAGATTTTTACCAGAAAGAAACGACAGAGCATCAAATgtcatggaagaagaggaaaactaTTCAAAGTTGTGTATAGAAGAATTCAAACAGCTAATTGCTAGGCCTAGCATAAAAATGTCAGAAGGAAATCAataatttctttcttggaaagaattatATTCAAGGTTACTCAGGAGACTCGACGTGAGATTTTCTAGAGTCAGGGAAAGAAAATTACGATCTTGGGAAAGATATACGAGGGTAACAATTAGTACCTGTGATATTCATCTGCATCAATTTCATACCCTAATGCCTGCAAAGGAAAGTGAAAAAATTCATATCAGTTAAAAGCGTAAACAGTCCAAGGAATAATGTCTCTGTTCTGTTACAAATTTATATGTGAGCCTCAGTGAAACTTTAACCCCTAAATGGTGAGATA
This window harbors:
- the LOC131068993 gene encoding uncharacterized protein C24B11.05 translates to MEGGNLLHRPLFDCLLFDLDDTSYSSSTGIATACRKNIDEFLSKKLALSIDVVTELRSRFYKTHGSSLAGLRALGYEIDADEYHSFVHGRLPYEVIKPDPVLRNILLSMPQRKLIFTNSDRVHATKILKKLSLEDCFEDVICFESLNMDYPYQQQDGECNPLTSPVIIKPSVEAIQRAIAIANSDPQRTLFFDENRRNIAGAKAADLNTVLVGSCEKSEGSDYVVEDIHNVKHIIHEIWGEAKNHRAPDKNGCSTGKTKSIEVSPTSVVAS